A stretch of Chionomys nivalis chromosome 2, mChiNiv1.1, whole genome shotgun sequence DNA encodes these proteins:
- the Twist2 gene encoding twist-related protein 2, which produces MEEGSSSPVSPVDSLGTSEEELERQPKRFGRKRRYSKKSSEDGSPTPGKRGKKGSPSAQSFEELQSQRILANVRERQRTQSLNEAFAALRKIIPTLPSDKLSKIQTLKLAARYIDFLYQVLQSDEMDNKMTSCSYVAHERLSYAFSVWRMEGAWSMSASH; this is translated from the coding sequence ATGGAGGAGGGATCCAGCTCGCCTGTGTCCCCCGTGGACAGTCTGGGCACCAGCGAGGAAGAGCTGGAGCGGCAGCCCAAGCGCTTCGGCCGGAAGCGGCGCTACAGCAAGAAGTCAAGCGAAGATGGCAGCCCGACCCCAGGCAAACGCGGCAAGAAGGGCAGTCCGAGCGCGCAGTCCTTCGAGGAGTTGCAGAGCCAGCGCATCCTGGCCAACGTGCGCGAGCGTCAGCGCACCCAGTCGCTCAACGAGGCCTTCGCCGCGCTGCGCAAGATCATCCCCACGCTCCCCTCTGACAAGCTCAGCAAGATCCAGACGCTCAAGCTGGCCGCCAGGTACATAGACTTCCTCTACCAGGTTCTGCAGAGCGACGAGATGGACAATAAGATGACCAGCTGCAGCTACGTGGCTCACGAGCGTCTCAGCTACGCCTTCTCCGTGTGGCGCATGGAGGGAGCGTGGTCCATGTCCGCCTCCCACTAG